The uncultured Fretibacterium sp. genome has a segment encoding these proteins:
- the thpR gene encoding RNA 2',3'-cyclic phosphodiesterase, protein MPESGETVRTFVAVLLSEAAAREAERLLDRLRPLARRCRWVTRAQLHITLRFLGELSPAAVERVRSAVAAVTVQPFDIELHRAGAFPNLARPRTLWLGGDRGAPELTALAGRVNDALFGVGIPRNDRPFSPHLTLARSDGLPLPPALMRELERVPSVAWRCSDISLMRSRLTPRGAVYTRL, encoded by the coding sequence GTGCCTGAGTCCGGGGAGACGGTCCGAACCTTCGTGGCCGTGCTGCTCTCCGAGGCGGCGGCCCGGGAGGCGGAACGGCTGCTGGATCGGCTGAGGCCGCTGGCGCGGCGCTGCCGCTGGGTGACCCGGGCGCAGCTCCACATCACGCTGCGCTTTCTGGGGGAGCTGTCCCCGGCGGCGGTCGAGCGGGTCCGGTCGGCCGTGGCGGCCGTGACGGTCCAGCCCTTCGACATCGAGTTGCACCGTGCCGGCGCGTTCCCGAACCTGGCCCGTCCGCGCACGCTCTGGCTGGGCGGGGACCGGGGCGCGCCGGAGCTGACGGCCCTTGCGGGGCGGGTGAACGACGCCCTGTTCGGGGTCGGCATTCCGCGCAACGACCGGCCCTTCAGCCCGCACCTGACCCTGGCGCGGTCGGACGGTTTGCCCCTGCCTCCGGCCCTGATGAGGGAGCTGGAGCGCGTGCCGTCCGTCGCGTGGCGCTGCTCCGACATCTCGCTGATGCGCAGCCGCCTGACGCCCCGGGGCGCGGTCTATACGCGGCTCTGA